The Armatimonadota bacterium region TATCCGAAGAGACGGGAATCATCTCCGTCGCCTTTTCTGGACGCTTGCAGCGAGGCTTTCGGGAAGATACCTTACGCGAACGTCTGATGAATCTGCTCACCGCCCAGCCGCCCAAGCAGGCACTGGAAAGTCTGCGACAGACCATGCGCTGGCGTCCGGCGTGGGGGTTCGGCCGTCGTCAGCAGAGCCAGCAGCGATCAGCGCAAGCGGAGAGGAGGTAAGGACGGTGTGGAGAGTGCTGCGCGAGAACATTCCTGAGAAACTGATGGCTTTGAGCAGTGCCTTGCTGATATGGCTGTATGTCAATGCGGAGAGAAACCCCAGTATCACTCAAAGGTTTACCGTAGACGTAGAGGTGCGAAACCTGCAAAATGGTTACGAGCCACCGGTGATTACCCCCCCACAGGTCACAGTCGTACTGACTGGTGTCCGTAGCAGCGTGGAACAGATTGCACCGCGGGGAATGCGCGCTGTAGTCGACCTGTCGAAGGTAACGGAAGGTAAGCAGCGCTTGCCTGTGCAACTCAACCTCACACGCGATGTGCTTCGAGATGTGCAAGTGGAAATTATTCCGCCGACGGTGCAGGTCTCTCTGACAAGGCGCATTACTCGTGAGTTCAAAATACAGTGCCTCTTTGTCAATGCACCACCTGAAGGATACGTGTACCTTACCCCGATCGTCTCTCCTGAAACGGCGGCGGTCTCCGGTGCGCGGGAGCGGGTAAGCCAGGTACAACGGCTTATCGTGAATGCGGTGCCACAAAAGGTGGGTGATGAGGTAGATGATGACTTGCCGATAGTTGCACTGGACTCCGACAACCGACCGGTCGAAGGGATAACCATTCGTCCTTCGCACGCGCGCGTGGTACTGAAGCTGGCACCGGTAAGCCTTACCAAAACGGTGCTGGTTACCCCAGTCTGGAAGGGCAAACCTGACCCCAGTGTTGCCATCGAGGAGATTGTTATCGAGCCGCGCACGGTGGTCATTTCGGGCAAGCCTGAGGTCCTCGCGCAGGTGCACAGTGTGGAAACGGAACCGATTGACATAGACAATCTGACTTCTGATATCACCAAGAACGTTTCTCTGCGTCCGGTAGAGGGTGCACAGTTAACCACATCGAGCGTGCGAGTCTCGGTGCGCGTGCGCCGGTTACCGGAACGTCCGGCACCGTAGACTCCGATGCGCGTCTTGCATCTGGCACGTCCGGCAGCAGGTGGGGTACTGCGTTTTTTACAAAACGTGGTGCCACGCCTGGAACGTAATGGGGTAGAGTGTGCCGTTGCCTGTCCTTCCTCCATGCATCCTTCGCTTCCTTCTGTACGCACTCTGCACTGGCAGATTTCTGACCGTCCGCAGATTCTGACTGACCTCCGGTGTGCTCGACAAACAAAGGGTTGGCAGAAAGAATATGACCTGCTCCACGCGCACGGATTGCGGGCAGCGGGAGTACTTGCCCTGGCGTCGCCTCCTTGCTGGGTTTTCACCCTGCATAACCTCCCCCCCGAGCGACTGAAGCCCCCGACGTACTGGTTGTTAAGGCGCGTCGCTCACTCGGCAAGGCGGATTCTGACCGTTTCGCAGGCGGTGCAGCAAGCGTGGCTGCATCACTTCCCCCAATCGGAGCCAAAGTGTGTAGTAGTGCCTGGTGGTGTAGATGTGGTCGCTATCCAGTCTTGCGAGGCAGACAGTCACAATGCTCGCAGGCGATGGAATCTGCCGGAAGGCGCTCCCGTCGCGCTGTGCGTTGCGCGGTTGATGGAGGATAAAGGAGTGGATGTGTTGTTGAGGGCGCTGGCACATACTCCTGACTGGTTCGCACTGATTGTGGGCGACGGTCCCCAGCGTGAGACTCTTGTCCGTCTCGTGGCAGACCTGGGGATAGGGGAGCGAGTGCGCTTCACCGGCTATCTACCCGCTTTGGATGAAGCATGGTGCGCGTGCGACATAGCCGTCGTGCCTTCACGTCGAGAGGGGTTGGGCTTGTTCGCGCTAGAGGCAATGGCAGCGGAAAAGCCGGTCATCGCCTCGAGCGCGGGCGGGCTGGCGGAGGTGGTGTTGCCCGGCGAAACAGGCTGGCTGGTTCCTCCAGGCGATCCTCTTGCGCTTGCGAACGCTCTGCGAGAGGCTCTTGCCCTGCGCGAACGCTGGCAGGATGTGGGAAGGCGAGGCAGGGAGTATGTCTCCCAGCACTTCACGTGGGAACACACCACGCAGCGGCTCCTGGATGTCTATCGCCGATTCAGCAGTATATAATGCGTCACCAGCAGAGCGGCGATGGTTTTGGCATCCCGGATCTCCCCAGACAACACCATATCTACCGCACGCGACAGAGGTACGGGCACCACTTCTACGTTTTCGTCCTCTTCCGTACGCTGAACGGTTTTTTCCAAACCCTGTGCCAGAAACACATGCAGTATCTCCTGCGAGTAACCCGGAGCCAGGTACTGGCTGAATAGCTGGCGCAGAGCACCGGCGCGATAGCCTGTCTCTTCTTCCAGTTCGCGAGCGGCGCATACCTCCGGCGGCTCATCGGGTTCCAGCGTGCCTGCGGGCACCTCCAGCAGCTCCTCGTTCACCGCCAGTCGGAACTGCCGAATCATCAGGACGGTCTCCTTATCCAACAGGGGCACAATAGCGACCGCTCCGCGATGTTCCACGATCTCTCGCTGTGAGGTCTTGCCGTTGGGCAGGCGAACGGTATCTACCCGCAGGTTTACCACCCGTCCCTCGTACACTCTCTCTGAACGGAGAACCTCTTCCCGCACCTTTTCACCCCACCTGTCTCATCGTTTCGGGCAGTCTCGCCAGTTCTGCAGCGTGTGCACCGGCGGCGGCAGCCGCAAGGAAGAACTCGCGGTCCTCCAGCACAGTACGTCCCATGCTGGTGACGTGGATACGGTGTTTTCGCAATACCTCCAGCCCCGCCGAGCCGTCTAGCACCCGGATCAGGTGCTTCGCAGCGATGCCGTGCTCTTCTAATTGCCCCAGCACCTCCCAGAGACGAGGAGGGTTCAGCTCCGGCACAGGTACATGACAGCGTACCAGAGTCACCTTGCTCAGTACAGTGAGCGTGTGATGGCTCACTCGGTAATGGCGTGGGCGTGGGTCGGCAAAGCTCATGCGCAGACAGGCAATAGGTACTCCGCCCAGTGAGGTCGCAGCGTTCAGTGCAATCCCCTGGTCAATGCCAGAAAAGCCGAAGGTGGTCGCCGTGCCTGTGTTGCCCACGCCCTGGGAGACGATAGCTACGTCTGCTCCCATCACATGCCGTGCCGCCAGCAGCCCACTGTAGACGTTCACCGCCTCTAGGTCCCCGCCGTATGCCTGTCCCACGGTGACGACGCCGTGTATCAGCCCCGCCTCGCTCAGCGTGGGAACCAGATGACTGACCCCCAGCGCCAGAGACGCCGAGTCCGTCATCACGTACACCACGCGACATCTTCCCCCTGTGTAATGGTGCAGGGCAGCGGCGACCGGCGCAATCTGGCTATGCAGCCCACAACACACCACAGGCATCCCATCCAGCGAGGCGGCTTTCTGCATGACCTCGTGATGAGGTGAAGCCGGTTCTTCCACAGCCAGCACGGTGTGTTGCATGGGAGTGTAGCGCAGACGGACGATGTGCCCGTCCATCGGGGTAGGTTCCAGCGGGCGGGTCAGGTTGTGAATCACAAAGTCGTATCCGCCGGAACCGAGGTCCAGTTCGGTAGCGGTGGTATTCAACACCACAGCATCGCCGACTTCGGCAACGCCGGTCAGGTTGATATGATTCAACGCCAGGCGGATTTCTTCGCCGCTTTGTACGACCAGTTCCTGCACCCCGGCGCGTGTTTGACGCACCTCGGTGACTGTACCGAACGCTTTGGAAATCATTGGCTCCTCACTCCTCGCTCCCACTTTGGGACGCGCCCCATTATAGCAACTTTCGGGAAGCGAGGCAAGATCATCCATGCTTTTGCAACAATTCGCCAGGAGGCGTCGGCGCAAAGGGGACGGAAACCGTCTGGCGCAGGCGGGCATCTTCGGCGGGGTTCCTTGTGAAACGCGAGGGTCACGACAGAGCGTGACCCTCCACACTGGCTATGCCGGATACTCTTTGCGGTTCTCCAGCATGGAAAGGAGCACTGGTTTATCCGGCAGCACCTTAGAAAGTTCCTCTAGCTCGGGTGGTCCGTCGGGGAGGGGAAGGGCAACTTGCCCGCGTTCTACCACCGAACGCACCATTGCCATCATGATTTCGAAGCCTTTGTAGGCGTCCTCGCCATTGCAGGGGTGCACCGCGCTGTCGTCGTCCAGCCAGCGTGCCATGTCCTCGATGTAGGGGGGCATGTCGAGGTTGTAGTCCATCGTGCCGGGTCCCTGCATCAAGCCCTCTCTGGTCACAGCACGCCAGCCTCCGCCCGTCAGCACCTCGGCGAATCCCTCTGTGCCCTGTGCGCCGATTCGCGCCTTGCGCCACCAGTAGTCTACTTCGGGCACATCGGGTGCGCCTGCGCCACACTCCACGATGCCGCGCACGCCGTTGGCAAAGTGGATGACGCCGGCGATGTAGTCGGGTGAGGGATGGTTGTCGGAAAGCTTGCCGCGCCCGCTTGCCTGCGCCATCACCCATTCCGCCTCGGCGTTGTCGTTGTACCAGCGCATGTAGTCGATGAGGTGCGTCATCATGTGCAGCATCCAGCCGGTGGCGTGCCCGTACACGGTATGCACCCGCCCGATGGCGCCGCTGGCGATAATCTGCTTCACCTTCTGGTAATGCGCGCCGTAGCGGTGCTGGTGACTGACTACCGTTTTGACGCCTGCCTGCCGTACCAGTTCCATAATCTGGCGTGCCTCGCGCAGGCTGAGTGCCATCGGCTTCTCGTAGGCGATGAGCTGGACACCCGCCTCTACCGCCAGCTGGATCATCGAGTAGCGGATATTGGGCATGGTGGTAAGGCAGAACACGTCGGGCTTCGTTTTTGCCAGCAGGTCTGCCGCGTCGGTGCTGGTCATCGGGTTGCCCAGCTGCGCGGCGGCAGATTGCAACCTGGTGGTGTCGATGTCGCAGATGCCCACCACCTCAAAGCGCGGGTTGGCGTGGAAGGTGGTAGCATGGTGCATCCCGCGCTTGCCCATGCCTACCACAACTACCTTGTACACTGGATGGCTCATAGCACTCACCTACGGGTTTGCCTGACACCACTCGAGCACCTTCTCGATGGTGTAGTCAATCTCTTCCTGATACAGTTCGGGGAACATCGGCAGGGAGACGCAGTTCGCCGCGTTCCACTCGCTGTTGGGCACTCCGCCAACGATTTGCGCCTCTTTGCCCCACGGGTAGCCCTCCTGCTGGTGGATGGCGATGGGGTAGTGGCACTTGGCGTCGATACCGTTCTTGTTCAGGAAGTGAAGCAGGTCATCACGCTTGCCATTGGTGGTTTCCACCACGTACAGGTGGTACACGTGGCGGTATCCGGGCAGCTCATAAGGCAGCTTCAACGAGGTATCTTTGAGCGCGCTGGTGTACATCTGCGCGATTTCGCGCCTTCGGTCGTTCCACTCATGGATATACTTCAGCTTCACGCTGAGGATACCTGCGTGCAGGTCATCCAGACGGCTGTTGAAGCCGAAACTGTGCACCGACCGCTTGAGCGAGCCGTGGTTGCGCAGTCGCTTTACACCGACGGCGACATCCTCACGATTGGTGACAACCGCGCCCGCATCGCCCGGGGTACCCAGGTTCTTATGGGCGATGAAGCTGATCGCCACCGCGTCGGACAGTTCGCCTACTTTGAAGGTGTCGCCATGTGCATCTATCGCCTGAGCACAGTCCTCGATGACCGCCAGCCCATGTTTGCGGGCTATCTGGGCGATTTTGTCCATCTCCGCGCACTGACCGTACAGATGCACGGGGATAATCGCCTTGGTGCGCGGGGTGATAGCCGCTTCGATTTTGGTGACGTCGATATTGTTGGTCTTCGGTTCGGTGTCCACAAACACTGCCTTTGCGCCTGCAATCCAGATGGCTTCAGCGGTGGCGAAGAAGGTGTTGGTGACGGTAATCACCTCGTCACCCGGGCCGATGCCCAGCGCCATTAGCGCGAGCCATATCGCGTCGGTGCCCGAGTTGACGCCGACAGCGTACTTCATGCCGAAGAACTGGGCGAGCTCGTGCTCGAATCGCTCCAGAGTGGGGCCCGTAATGTAGGAACCTGTCTCCAGCACGTCTACAATCGCTTTATCGATCTCCGCCTTCAGGTTGTGATACTGGCGGACATGACCGTAGAACCCGACTTGCATCGTAACCTCGTAACCTCCTGTGCACGCAAGGGTATGGAACTCCCCAACTACCGTACTGGCAGGCTCGGAAGGACTACCAGTAATCTCGTAGGGAAAGTAGCTTTCGACGTGACTTGCGGAGTCTCCTACCCGTTTGGGACAACTACCGGAATACTCTCTCGACCGTATCAGTCAGTTGCCTGATGGTCAGGATGGTACTGCCCATGCACTGGTTCCGCAGAAGCTACCGCTACTTGTTGCCCCTCCACCTCTACCAGCAATTCGCCAGTATCGGATACTCCCTGAGCGACACCGATGGCGCCGGAAGGCAGACGGTAAACATATCCCGCTGTGACATCGTGCTGGCGCCATTCCCTCAGCACAGCGGGCAGGCCATCGTGCCGCCAGATGTCCATCCATCGATCCGTGTGGCGCAAGAGGCTTTGCGCCAGAGGCTCTACCGACAACGCGATGCCTGTTTCGACCCGCACAGAAGTCGCCTTGCCGCGTATCTCTTCGGGGAAATCGCGCTGCAGCAGGTTGATTCCCACTCCTGCCAGCGCCCAGGGCTGCTGCAGGGCATCGAAGGCGGTTTCTATCAAGATACCTGCCAGCTTGCGCCTGCTGACCAGCACATCGTTGCTCCACTTGAACTGTACCTCCAGTCCCGCCTGTTCACGAAGGGCATCCGCCACAGCCAGCGCGAGCACGAACGCCAGCTGCCCCGCCCGAGCCGATTCCTCGGCTTGAAGGCGCAGTAACAGGGTCATCAGCAGGCTTTCGCCCCGCGTATCCAGCCAGCGGTTGCCATGTCGTCCGCGTCCCGCCGTCTGGTGTTCAGCGACCACCGCACGTATCTGCACCGGTGGGCTTTGCAGTATCTCCCGCGCCAGATCCTGCGTAGACGGCACGGTGCCACAGTATACTATCAACCCCAGCTCGCTCATAGTGTAGAGGAGCTTCGTGCCATCAGCCGAACATCCTGCAAGGGTAAGGGAAGGAGACGGAAAGGGATGTTGAGAATATTTATATCGGTTTATCCAAAATTTCGCCCATCAGGAAGGAGGGTTCTGCAATGAGTACCACCGTGTGGAGGCGGATATGCCTGTTGTGCTCCATGCCGCTACTGGCGATGGTAGCGGTGCAGGTAGCACGTTCGCAGGCGGCGAAGCAGACGAAACCCGCGGCAAAACCGCTTCGGTGTGCGTGCAGTGTCACAAGACGGTGACCCCGCAAATCGTGACCGACTGGTCGCTCAGCCAGCATAGCAAGAACGAGGTGGATTGCTCGGATTGTCATGGCAGCGAGCACAAATCCGCCTTCGACGTAGCCAAAGCCAAAATCCCCACACCGGAAACCTGCGCCACTTGCCACGAGCAACAGGTAGAGCAGTTCAAGAAGGGCAAACATGCCCACGCCAGGGCGGCGATGAAAGCCATGTCTACGGCACACTGGCAGCCCATGGCGCTGATGGAGGGCATGAAGGGATGTGGAGGATGCCACAAGATTGGCTTGAAGAGCGAGGCAGACATCCGTGAGATGAAGAAGGCAGGGGATGTGATCTTCGGGCTGGCTTCGTGCGATGCCTGCCATACCCGCCACCTGTTCTCGAAAGAGGAGGCGCGTCAACCGCAAGCATGTCAGACCTGTCACATGGGCTTCGACCACCCGCAATGGGAGATGTATTCCGCATCCAAACATGGCGTGCGCTACCTGCTAAAGCAGAACAAGACACTGCCAGCCAGCGCTGCTGCGCCCACCTGTCAGAGGTGCCACATGCAGGATAGCAATCACGAGGTGCGTACCGCCTGGGGCTTCCTTGCCGTGCGACTGCCATTACCTGAAGACAAAGGGTGGGCGGCAGACAGGGTAACTATCTTGCAGGCGCTGGGCGTATTAGACCCCGAGGGGAAGCCGACTGCGCTGGTAGACGTAGTGAAAGCAGCGGACGTGGCGCGGTTAACCCAGGAGGATTGGCAGAAAGAACGTGACAAGATGCTCAAAACCTGCACACGGTGCCACTCTCGCACGTTTGCCAGAGGCGAGTTGGAGAAAGGCGACAAGATGATTCGGGAAGCAGACCGCCTGATGGCAGAGGCTATCCGTGTCGTGGCGGGGCTGTACCAAGACGGCATCTTGAAGAAGCCTGAAAACTACCCCCACGCCTTCCCGATTTTGGGGTGAGATGAAGCCCTCTGGAGAACGAAGCAGGTATAATCTATGTATCAGGAATCTTTCAAAAGGGGTTGAGGAATGCAATTTATCGAGCAGCTGAAGTTTAACGAACAGGGCTTGATCCCCGCCATCGTGCAGGATTCGGAAAACGGTGACGTGTTGATGATGGCGTGGATGAATCGAGAGGCTCTGCAGCGAACCATCGAGACGGGCAAAGCCACCTACTGGAGTCGCTCGCGCCAGAAGTTCTGGGTGAAAGGCGAAACGTCGGGGCATTTTCAGGAGGTTCAGGGCATTTACATAGATTGTGACGCGGACGTAGTGTTGCTGAAAGTGAAACAGACAGGGGCAGCGTGTCACGAGGGATACCGCAGCTGTTTCTTCCGGCAGGTAGACGCGGAGCGCGGCGATCTGAAAGTGGTGTTAGAGCGTCTCATCGACCCCGAAGAGGTCTACTCGAGTTAAGATGGGCAATATCGCACAACGGGTATGGAAGCGGTACACCGGCGTGCCCGGTCTGCAGATTCGGGCGGTGTCGCGCTTTGAGGACCTGTCTCTGGAAGCAAAGCCCAGCGTGTATGAAGGTGTGGACATCGCACGTTGGAAGCAGATGGAGCAAGAGGTCCAGCGGCTGGTTGGGCAAGAGATACGAACCGATCTGGCAGTGTTACGCCCGAACCGGCTCTTTCTGGAAGAGCGTTCCGCCTTTGGCTGGTTTCGCAGCGTGTGTGATGGAAAGGTCTGGCAGGCGCAGCAACAGGGCAGCGCGGTCACCCAAACGCCGGCACCGCGATCGCTGTACCAGATGGCTGAAGCGCGCTACCATCGCTGGCTGGGGCTCGAAGAGCCCGGCATGACCGACGTACTGCGCTTGCTGGCTATCGGCTCGCCACGTCTGCGCCAGAAGCTGCTGAGCGCAAAGGAACAACCTGCCGACAGGACGAATTTCAAGATGTTAGTATGGTCAGAGCCTGTGACCTACGAAGGGATGAAAGGGCAGGGGACTATCACCTGCGTCGTCGACGTACCCACCGTCCTCATCCAGCGAGTAGAATATCGATACCATGTCGCTGTGAACAAGGAAGTCTGGATGAGCATTGTCATCGGTCAACGATGGGATAACAGCCGGGTATCGAAGCCGCCCCCGTTGACCCGTTTTCGCTTGGAACAGGGGAGGGGAGCGACCAAGCGATGAACAATTTCTGGCGACTGCTGGGTTATCTCAAGCCTTACCGATGGCGCGTTATCGCGGCTGTGCTCCTCATGGCGCTGATTACCGTGAGCGCGGTGCCCATGCCCCTGTTGTTCCAGTACGTCATCGACGACGTCTTCCCACACAAGAAGTGGAGCGCACTGACCTGGGTCTTCTGGGCAGTTATCGGCATCCATGTATTGCGCGGGGTGGTTTCCTTTACTCTCAACTATCTTATCAACTGGTTAGGACAGCGAGTGGTTTTCGACCTGCGCTTCCAGAGCTACCGCCATCTCAACCGCCTCTCGCTCAGTTACTATGACCAGCGGCAGACGGGCAAGATTATGGCGCGTCTGACCGGCGACATCGACGTCATCCAGTATATGATTACCGGTGGGTTCGTCACGCTGATCACTGACATTGTGACACTGGTTGCGGTCACAGGGGTGATTTTCTGGAAGGAGTGGCGGCTTGCACTCATTACGCTGGCAGTAGTGCCGCTGTATGTGCTGGTCTACAAGCTGTACCTCAAATATATTCGCGAACTGAGCGTGCAGCTGCGCGAGAAGTGGGACGCGATGCTGGGCACACTGCAGGAGAAGATAGCGGGCATCAGCGTGGTGAAAGCCTTTGTGCGCGAAGATGATGAGACCGAGCGCTTCATGCAGACGGTGAAAGAGAACTTCGCACTGGGCATGAAGCAGGTACACCTGAACCGAC contains the following coding sequences:
- a CDS encoding glycosyl transferase family 1; this encodes MRVLHLARPAAGGVLRFLQNVVPRLERNGVECAVACPSSMHPSLPSVRTLHWQISDRPQILTDLRCARQTKGWQKEYDLLHAHGLRAAGVLALASPPCWVFTLHNLPPERLKPPTYWLLRRVAHSARRILTVSQAVQQAWLHHFPQSEPKCVVVPGGVDVVAIQSCEADSHNARRRWNLPEGAPVALCVARLMEDKGVDVLLRALAHTPDWFALIVGDGPQRETLVRLVADLGIGERVRFTGYLPALDEAWCACDIAVVPSRREGLGLFALEAMAAEKPVIASSAGGLAEVVLPGETGWLVPPGDPLALANALREALALRERWQDVGRRGREYVSQHFTWEHTTQRLLDVYRRFSSI
- a CDS encoding ADP-ribose pyrophosphatase; this encodes MREEVLRSERVYEGRVVNLRVDTVRLPNGKTSQREIVEHRGAVAIVPLLDKETVLMIRQFRLAVNEELLEVPAGTLEPDEPPEVCAARELEEETGYRAGALRQLFSQYLAPGYSQEILHVFLAQGLEKTVQRTEEDENVEVVPVPLSRAVDMVLSGEIRDAKTIAALLVTHYILLNRR
- a CDS encoding oxidoreductase, translated to MSHPVYKVVVVGMGKRGMHHATTFHANPRFEVVGICDIDTTRLQSAAAQLGNPMTSTDAADLLAKTKPDVFCLTTMPNIRYSMIQLAVEAGVQLIAYEKPMALSLREARQIMELVRQAGVKTVVSHQHRYGAHYQKVKQIIASGAIGRVHTVYGHATGWMLHMMTHLIDYMRWYNDNAEAEWVMAQASGRGKLSDNHPSPDYIAGVIHFANGVRGIVECGAGAPDVPEVDYWWRKARIGAQGTEGFAEVLTGGGWRAVTREGLMQGPGTMDYNLDMPPYIEDMARWLDDDSAVHPCNGEDAYKGFEIMMAMVRSVVERGQVALPLPDGPPELEELSKVLPDKPVLLSMLENRKEYPA
- a CDS encoding glutamine--scyllo-inositol aminotransferase, whose translation is MQVGFYGHVRQYHNLKAEIDKAIVDVLETGSYITGPTLERFEHELAQFFGMKYAVGVNSGTDAIWLALMALGIGPGDEVITVTNTFFATAEAIWIAGAKAVFVDTEPKTNNIDVTKIEAAITPRTKAIIPVHLYGQCAEMDKIAQIARKHGLAVIEDCAQAIDAHGDTFKVGELSDAVAISFIAHKNLGTPGDAGAVVTNREDVAVGVKRLRNHGSLKRSVHSFGFNSRLDDLHAGILSVKLKYIHEWNDRRREIAQMYTSALKDTSLKLPYELPGYRHVYHLYVVETTNGKRDDLLHFLNKNGIDAKCHYPIAIHQQEGYPWGKEAQIVGGVPNSEWNAANCVSLPMFPELYQEEIDYTIEKVLEWCQANP
- the hisI gene encoding phosphoribosyl-AMP cyclohydrolase, which translates into the protein MQFIEQLKFNEQGLIPAIVQDSENGDVLMMAWMNREALQRTIETGKATYWSRSRQKFWVKGETSGHFQEVQGIYIDCDADVVLLKVKQTGAACHEGYRSCFFRQVDAERGDLKVVLERLIDPEEVYSS